Proteins from a genomic interval of Aquila chrysaetos chrysaetos chromosome 20, bAquChr1.4, whole genome shotgun sequence:
- the WNT5A gene encoding protein Wnt-5a isoform X1, with translation MEKSTAVLIQGGALGTVGSAMASQYLIVALAIFSSFTQVVIEASSWWSLGMNPMNPMNPVQMSEVYIIGAQPLCSQLAGLSQGQKKLCQLYQDHMQFIGEGAKTGIKECQYQFRHRRWNCSTVDNNSVFGRVMQIGSRETAFTYAVSAAGVVNAMSRACREGELSSCGCSRAARPKDLPRDWLWGGCGDNIEYGYRFAKEFVDARERERVYQRGSYESARIMMNLHNNEAGRRTVYNLADVACKCHGVSGSCSLKTCWLQLADFRKVGDALKEKYDSAAAMKLNSRGKLVQVNSRFNAPTIHDLVYIDPSPDYCVRNESTGSLGTQGRLCNKTSEGMDGCELMCCGRGYDQFKTVQRERCHCKFHWCCYVKCKLCTEIVDQFVCK, from the exons ATGGAG AAATCCACCGCAGTTTTAATCCAAGGAGGTGCTTTGGGGACAGTTGGCAGTGCAATGGCTTCTCAGTACCTCATAGTGGCTCTGgccattttctcctcttttacCCAGGTTGTAATAGAAGCCAGCTCTTGGTG GTCTTTAGGGATGAACCCTATGAACCCCATGAACCCTGTTCAGATGTCAGAGGTATATATAATAGGAGCCCAGCCACTATGTAGCCAGCTAGCAGGGCTTTCCCAAGGACAGAAGAAACTCTGCCAATTGTATCAGGACCATATGCAGTTCATTGGAGAGGGTGCGAAGACGGGCATTAAGGAGTGCCAGTATCAGTTCAGACATAGAAGATGGAATTGCAGCACTGTGGACAACAACTCTGTTTTTGGCAGAGTCATGCAGATAG GCAGCCGGGAGACGGCGTTCACCTACGCCGTGAGCGCGGCCGGGGTGGTCAACGCCATGAGCCGTGCCTGCCGGGAGGGTGAGCTCTCCTCGTGTGGCTGCAGCCGAGCAGCACGGCCCAAGGACTTGCCCCGGGACTGGCTTTGGGGTGGCTGCGGGGATAACATCGAATACGGCTACCGCTTCGCCAAGGAGTTCGTTGACGCCCGGGAGCGCGAGAGAGTTTACCAGAGAGGCTCCTACGAGAGCGCCCGCATCATGATGAACCTGCACAACAACGAGGCCGGGAGAAGA ACCGTGTACAACCTGGCCGACGTGGCCTGTAAGTGCCACGGTGTCTCTGGTTCCTGTAGCCTGAAGACCTGTTGGCTGCAGCTTGCCGATTTCCGCAAGGTAGGCGATGCCCTGAAGGAGAAATACGATAGCGCTGCTGCCATGAAACTCAACAGCCGGGGCAAGCTGGTGCAAGTCAACAGCCGCTTCAACGCACCCACCATCCACGACCTGGTCTACATCGATCCCAGCCCTGACTACTGCGTGCGCAACGAGAGCACTGGGTCCCTGGGCACCCAGGGCCGCCTTTGCAATAAGACCTCGGAGGGCATGGACGGCTGCGAACTCATGTGCTGCGGCCGGGGGTACGACCAGTTCAAGACGGTGCAGCGAGAGCGCTGCCACTGCAAGTTCCACTGGTGCTGCTACGTGAAATGCAAGTTGTGCACAGAGATCGTGGACCAATTTGTGTGCAAATAG
- the WNT5A gene encoding protein Wnt-5a isoform X2, with protein sequence MASQYLIVALAIFSSFTQVVIEASSWWSLGMNPMNPMNPVQMSEVYIIGAQPLCSQLAGLSQGQKKLCQLYQDHMQFIGEGAKTGIKECQYQFRHRRWNCSTVDNNSVFGRVMQIGSRETAFTYAVSAAGVVNAMSRACREGELSSCGCSRAARPKDLPRDWLWGGCGDNIEYGYRFAKEFVDARERERVYQRGSYESARIMMNLHNNEAGRRTVYNLADVACKCHGVSGSCSLKTCWLQLADFRKVGDALKEKYDSAAAMKLNSRGKLVQVNSRFNAPTIHDLVYIDPSPDYCVRNESTGSLGTQGRLCNKTSEGMDGCELMCCGRGYDQFKTVQRERCHCKFHWCCYVKCKLCTEIVDQFVCK encoded by the exons ATGGCTTCTCAGTACCTCATAGTGGCTCTGgccattttctcctcttttacCCAGGTTGTAATAGAAGCCAGCTCTTGGTG GTCTTTAGGGATGAACCCTATGAACCCCATGAACCCTGTTCAGATGTCAGAGGTATATATAATAGGAGCCCAGCCACTATGTAGCCAGCTAGCAGGGCTTTCCCAAGGACAGAAGAAACTCTGCCAATTGTATCAGGACCATATGCAGTTCATTGGAGAGGGTGCGAAGACGGGCATTAAGGAGTGCCAGTATCAGTTCAGACATAGAAGATGGAATTGCAGCACTGTGGACAACAACTCTGTTTTTGGCAGAGTCATGCAGATAG GCAGCCGGGAGACGGCGTTCACCTACGCCGTGAGCGCGGCCGGGGTGGTCAACGCCATGAGCCGTGCCTGCCGGGAGGGTGAGCTCTCCTCGTGTGGCTGCAGCCGAGCAGCACGGCCCAAGGACTTGCCCCGGGACTGGCTTTGGGGTGGCTGCGGGGATAACATCGAATACGGCTACCGCTTCGCCAAGGAGTTCGTTGACGCCCGGGAGCGCGAGAGAGTTTACCAGAGAGGCTCCTACGAGAGCGCCCGCATCATGATGAACCTGCACAACAACGAGGCCGGGAGAAGA ACCGTGTACAACCTGGCCGACGTGGCCTGTAAGTGCCACGGTGTCTCTGGTTCCTGTAGCCTGAAGACCTGTTGGCTGCAGCTTGCCGATTTCCGCAAGGTAGGCGATGCCCTGAAGGAGAAATACGATAGCGCTGCTGCCATGAAACTCAACAGCCGGGGCAAGCTGGTGCAAGTCAACAGCCGCTTCAACGCACCCACCATCCACGACCTGGTCTACATCGATCCCAGCCCTGACTACTGCGTGCGCAACGAGAGCACTGGGTCCCTGGGCACCCAGGGCCGCCTTTGCAATAAGACCTCGGAGGGCATGGACGGCTGCGAACTCATGTGCTGCGGCCGGGGGTACGACCAGTTCAAGACGGTGCAGCGAGAGCGCTGCCACTGCAAGTTCCACTGGTGCTGCTACGTGAAATGCAAGTTGTGCACAGAGATCGTGGACCAATTTGTGTGCAAATAG